Proteins encoded by one window of Deltaproteobacteria bacterium:
- a CDS encoding citrate (Si)-synthase, which translates to MAEMVRTKNVGLRGITVADTKISFIDGEKGILIYRGYRIEELAANSTYLETAYLLLNGRLPSRSALREFEQEIIAARELPDYVYESYKRCPKDADPMDVLQATVPLFAMSDPDVSGESREANERIAKRLIARLPVAMAAWHRIRQGLEPLKSDEKLSHAANFFWLLHGRRPDEDVARDLDVCLILHADHTFNASTFACREVVSTRAHMYAGVAAGVGALSGSLHGGANARVMKMLLELESEKDLPQWVRRQMDSGQRIMGMGHAVYKTMDPRYRPKAEYVGNYCGLVGCSYEPLAGRG; encoded by the coding sequence ATGGCAGAGATGGTTCGAACAAAGAATGTGGGGCTACGCGGTATCACAGTAGCGGACACGAAGATCAGCTTTATCGACGGAGAAAAGGGAATCCTCATTTATAGAGGGTATCGCATCGAGGAACTGGCCGCAAACTCGACCTACCTCGAGACGGCCTATCTATTACTGAACGGTCGACTGCCCTCGAGAAGCGCGCTCCGGGAATTCGAACAGGAAATAATCGCAGCGCGCGAACTGCCGGATTATGTGTACGAGAGCTACAAGAGGTGTCCTAAAGACGCCGATCCCATGGACGTGCTGCAGGCCACCGTGCCTCTCTTTGCCATGTCCGATCCGGATGTCTCCGGCGAATCCCGTGAAGCCAACGAGCGCATCGCCAAACGTCTCATAGCGCGGCTGCCCGTTGCTATGGCCGCATGGCATAGAATCCGCCAAGGTCTGGAACCGTTGAAATCGGATGAAAAACTGTCGCACGCCGCTAATTTTTTCTGGCTCTTGCATGGAAGAAGACCGGATGAGGACGTTGCCCGCGATCTGGACGTCTGTTTGATCTTACACGCGGACCATACGTTCAACGCCTCTACGTTTGCCTGCCGGGAAGTCGTTTCCACTCGGGCGCATATGTACGCGGGGGTGGCGGCGGGGGTCGGCGCGCTTTCGGGCAGCCTCCACGGCGGTGCAAACGCTCGAGTTATGAAGATGCTGTTGGAGCTCGAGTCGGAAAAAGACCTCCCCCAATGGGTACGGCGGCAAATGGATTCGGGACAGCGCATCATGGGCATGGGACATGCCGTGTACAAAACGATGGACCCGAGGTATCGACCGAAAGCGGAATACGTAGGTAATTACTGCGGGCTTGTGGGATGTTCCTACGAGCCGCTGGCGGGAAGGGGTTAG
- a CDS encoding aconitate hydratase, with amino-acid sequence MGKSLTYKILADHLVKGELIPGEEIAIRIDHTLLQDATGTMAMLEFEAMGIDRVRAELAVQYVDHNIIQTDFKNADDHAYLQSASARYGIHYSPAGNGVSHQVHMERFGVPGKTLLGADSHSPGAAGVSMLGIGAGGLDVAMAMAGRPYYLPCPEVFGVKLTGSLPDWVSAKDVILEMLRRYGVKGCVGKVVEYYGPGLMTLSATDRETIGNMGTELGATSSVFPSDGNTRKYLEAQGRGRAWKPLAPDADADYNETDEIDLSTLEPLIACPSSPGNVAPVREVAGIKVHQSIIGSSVNSSFRDLMVAARMLEGRHVHPEVSFHVNPGSRQVIENVTMVGGALSLLSAGARIHESGCLGCIGMGQAPGTGQVSLRTFPRNFPGRSGTKDDKVYLCSPETAAAAALKGVITDPRDLAKDMAYPRIQDPEKYHVDESSIVFPSEQTSKEGILRGPNIRSLPRMESMPETIEARVAIKVGDNITTDHIMPAGSEVLPLRSNIEAISEFVYSQLDPDFHKTCKEMGRAVVVGGENYGQGSSREHAALAPRYLGVCAKIAKSFARIHKANLCNFGILPLTFKNPRDYDRFQKGSKVIFPEVRRHVLNGDHEIPVVVDGAEIPALLDVSSRQRQLLAAGGALNYVKEKLEDASA; translated from the coding sequence GTGGGCAAAAGTCTGACGTATAAGATTCTGGCGGATCACCTCGTGAAAGGAGAGTTGATTCCCGGCGAAGAGATCGCCATACGGATCGATCACACACTGTTGCAGGACGCAACGGGGACCATGGCCATGCTCGAGTTCGAAGCCATGGGTATCGATCGCGTTCGGGCGGAACTGGCCGTGCAATATGTTGACCATAACATTATCCAGACCGATTTCAAAAACGCGGACGACCATGCCTATCTTCAGAGTGCATCCGCCCGTTATGGGATTCATTACAGCCCGGCGGGAAACGGCGTTTCCCACCAGGTTCACATGGAGCGTTTCGGCGTTCCCGGGAAAACCCTTTTAGGCGCCGACAGTCATTCTCCGGGAGCGGCGGGAGTGTCCATGCTGGGCATCGGAGCTGGAGGACTCGACGTGGCCATGGCCATGGCCGGACGTCCATATTATTTGCCGTGTCCGGAAGTTTTCGGAGTCAAGCTTACGGGAAGCCTCCCGGACTGGGTCAGCGCCAAAGACGTTATTTTGGAGATGTTGCGTCGTTATGGCGTGAAAGGATGCGTCGGCAAGGTGGTCGAGTATTATGGACCGGGACTCATGACTCTGTCCGCCACGGACCGCGAGACCATTGGCAACATGGGTACGGAACTCGGAGCCACCTCTTCCGTTTTCCCTTCGGACGGGAATACTCGAAAATACCTCGAGGCACAGGGACGGGGACGCGCCTGGAAGCCTCTCGCTCCGGACGCGGACGCGGATTACAATGAAACCGACGAGATCGATCTTTCGACCCTCGAACCGCTCATAGCCTGCCCTTCATCGCCCGGAAACGTGGCGCCGGTGAGGGAAGTGGCCGGTATCAAGGTTCACCAGTCCATCATAGGCAGCAGCGTGAATTCTTCATTCCGGGACCTTATGGTGGCTGCGCGCATGCTGGAAGGCCGACACGTTCATCCGGAAGTATCGTTTCACGTCAACCCCGGCAGCAGACAGGTGATCGAAAACGTGACCATGGTGGGAGGCGCCTTGAGCTTGTTGTCGGCCGGAGCCCGCATCCATGAGTCGGGATGTTTGGGATGCATCGGCATGGGGCAGGCGCCCGGAACAGGTCAAGTCAGCTTGAGGACTTTTCCTCGAAATTTCCCCGGGCGTTCGGGAACCAAGGATGACAAGGTTTACCTGTGTTCTCCCGAGACGGCGGCAGCCGCCGCTCTGAAAGGAGTGATCACCGATCCTCGGGATCTGGCCAAGGATATGGCGTATCCACGTATCCAGGACCCGGAAAAATACCATGTCGACGAATCCTCGATCGTGTTTCCTTCCGAACAAACTTCAAAGGAGGGAATCCTCCGGGGTCCGAATATCCGATCTTTGCCCCGGATGGAATCCATGCCGGAGACCATTGAGGCGCGCGTGGCCATCAAGGTCGGGGACAACATTACTACCGATCACATTATGCCGGCGGGCAGCGAAGTCCTGCCGCTTCGATCCAACATCGAGGCTATCAGCGAGTTCGTGTATTCGCAGCTGGACCCTGATTTTCACAAAACGTGTAAGGAAATGGGCCGGGCGGTCGTTGTCGGAGGTGAAAACTATGGACAGGGGTCGAGCCGGGAGCATGCCGCCCTTGCGCCACGGTATCTCGGCGTTTGCGCGAAAATCGCGAAGAGCTTTGCGCGCATCCACAAAGCGAATTTGTGTAATTTTGGAATCCTGCCGCTCACATTCAAGAATCCCAGGGATTATGACCGCTTTCAAAAGGGGAGCAAGGTGATTTTCCCAGAGGTGAGAAGACACGTGCTGAACGGCGATCACGAAATACCGGTAGTGGTGGATGGAGCAGAAATTCCGGCGTTGCTCGATGTGTCTTCCCGCCAGAGACAGCTTCTGGCCGCAGGCGGCGCATTGAATTACGTGAAAGAGAAACTGGAGGATGCGTCTGCATAG
- a CDS encoding SCP2 sterol-binding domain-containing protein, with translation MAFSKVEDVFNGMANSFNPSNAQGLDAVFQYNITGAGGGNWNVVVKDGACQVNTGSHPSPNVTLSLDAETWLGMVNKQINGMQAFMSGKLRVSGDIMLAQKMESLFSY, from the coding sequence ATGGCGTTCTCAAAGGTTGAAGATGTATTTAATGGAATGGCGAACTCGTTCAATCCGTCAAACGCGCAGGGCCTGGATGCTGTTTTCCAGTACAACATCACGGGAGCAGGGGGTGGAAACTGGAACGTAGTGGTGAAAGACGGCGCCTGTCAGGTGAATACGGGCTCCCACCCTTCCCCCAACGTGACACTTTCTTTGGACGCTGAAACCTGGCTGGGCATGGTCAACAAGCAGATCAACGGCATGCAGGCGTTCATGAGTGGAAAGCTGCGGGTGAGCGGCGACATCATGTTGGCTCAAAAAATGGAAAGCCTCTTTTCGTATTGA
- a CDS encoding acyl-CoA/acyl-ACP dehydrogenase yields MFDFLLNEVERAFWEEVRTFVKNDVPSQLVRDLDAGNLETGRPLIEMAGKKGLLGPRFPSEFGGRDLNWAAEVAAVEEVGVLGTSLSCAYVMPSIVGEAIHRFGTQEQKVNYLEPTNKGKLYSAEALTEPRGGSDFFGATTTASRDGDFFVLNGEKRFVVGAEDSDYFLVYAKSDPEAPPHKSISCFLVERSMGIDVQKIYTLMGTRGGGTGRIRFRDTRVPVQNVVGTLHNAYEIFNRMMIPERLLSGAGAIGLGRAALEVAARYSTRRKAFGRTINNFQAVNFMVADSVTMLDAARSLVFSAAKLVDAGGDARRLVSEAKKAGTQYAWDVINNAMQIMGGIGYTTIYPIERLMRDCRLAMIWTGTNEVMNLMIQHEYYRELESGKSLSRDVEGDALSPEEEEKHFG; encoded by the coding sequence ATGTTCGATTTTTTACTGAATGAAGTGGAACGAGCGTTCTGGGAAGAGGTTCGAACGTTTGTGAAGAACGACGTCCCCAGTCAGCTTGTTCGGGATCTGGATGCCGGAAATCTGGAAACCGGCCGACCTCTGATCGAGATGGCCGGTAAGAAGGGACTGCTTGGGCCCCGCTTCCCAAGCGAGTTCGGCGGACGTGATCTCAACTGGGCGGCGGAAGTGGCCGCTGTTGAAGAGGTGGGAGTTCTTGGAACTTCTCTTTCCTGCGCTTACGTGATGCCGAGCATTGTGGGGGAGGCCATACACCGTTTCGGAACACAGGAACAAAAAGTCAACTATCTCGAGCCCACAAACAAGGGGAAACTGTACAGCGCCGAAGCGCTGACCGAACCGAGGGGAGGATCGGATTTTTTTGGCGCAACGACAACCGCGTCGCGTGACGGTGATTTCTTCGTGCTGAACGGAGAAAAGCGATTTGTGGTGGGCGCCGAGGATTCGGACTACTTTCTTGTGTATGCCAAATCCGATCCGGAAGCGCCGCCTCACAAGTCCATCAGCTGTTTTCTCGTGGAGCGTTCGATGGGCATCGACGTTCAGAAAATCTACACCCTTATGGGCACGAGGGGGGGCGGCACCGGCCGGATTCGTTTTCGCGATACCCGGGTTCCCGTGCAGAACGTCGTAGGAACACTGCACAACGCCTATGAGATCTTCAATCGAATGATGATTCCGGAGCGACTCTTGAGCGGGGCCGGAGCCATCGGACTCGGCCGGGCGGCCCTGGAGGTAGCGGCGCGCTACTCCACACGAAGAAAAGCATTCGGAAGGACGATCAACAACTTCCAGGCCGTGAACTTTATGGTCGCCGACTCGGTGACCATGCTGGACGCGGCTCGTTCTCTCGTTTTTTCCGCGGCAAAGCTGGTGGACGCCGGCGGAGACGCGCGCCGTCTCGTTTCCGAAGCCAAGAAAGCCGGGACCCAATACGCGTGGGACGTTATCAACAACGCCATGCAAATCATGGGAGGAATCGGTTACACCACGATCTATCCCATAGAACGTCTGATGAGGGACTGCCGGCTGGCTATGATTTGGACCGGAACGAATGAAGTCATGAACCTGATGATTCAACACGAGTATTACCGCGAGTTGGAAAGTGGAAAGTCGCTTTCCAGAGACGTGGAAGGGGACGCTCTCTCTCCGGAAGAGGAAGAAAAACATTTTGGTTGA
- a CDS encoding phage holin family protein, producing the protein MLGILNAFFRPILFILTLPINLVTFGLFTFVINAMMLKMASAVIPGFDVNGFWPAIFGSLLISVISWLLTSFVNERGRIEYIELTKRKDGHWER; encoded by the coding sequence ATGTTGGGAATCCTGAACGCCTTTTTCAGGCCGATCCTCTTCATCCTGACGCTGCCGATCAACCTTGTCACCTTCGGACTATTTACGTTTGTCATCAACGCGATGATGCTCAAAATGGCTTCCGCGGTCATCCCCGGTTTTGACGTGAACGGTTTCTGGCCCGCGATTTTCGGCTCTCTGCTGATCAGCGTGATAAGCTGGCTTTTGACCTCGTTTGTGAACGAAAGGGGCCGTATTGAATATATCGAGCTTACGAAAAGGAAGGATGGACACTGGGAGCGCTGA